A window of the Panulirus ornatus isolate Po-2019 chromosome 63, ASM3632096v1, whole genome shotgun sequence genome harbors these coding sequences:
- the LOC139746004 gene encoding uncharacterized protein isoform X1, producing MDRKQTGNSSLQKRVPINTLQSNLIPGSEVIASQALTQCSPAGSGGDGTQSSTSLTSELCELASKFDRESFIKVDSMFSQPCRDLEEVPIFGIEETDGEVQHNDLSGTNVDLTERMSVFDAAGLDSSSNIETRTEDSSGVLAEVEDGVESKEAKVDLLSTAPFLVSEEGVWFQCFPISEKEVIIVSLDDDALLMNDSLPGHITATSESNAEESTSLLRIDSVSSSVTEEKIDVEKKVTDPSVHQLEIDLSVTSHDNTSSSLSLSTSGGRESNCNTPSCDVAELSGINKVSVGSNLKPVFNVISASLPPAVVKNIQGNSSVSRKRKLKFIAENAEEGPRKEAKITYATIYAPVVRKPRSLAADCEEQPSLEWFRCSMCSSNLPSTATLRHHLVNKHKQKDIKSFLCFLCKQECWSESQQEWHLRVHHGIKNKAAACPVCGVQLSTPAECKAHVRKHPATLVCPSCSLKFSAQHQLVTHVKEHLEQLQPHICVVCGSRFTSPGTLQVHSWRHRSQKCPQDGCEHVVEDESWLVIHLQQEHMMNGRQILNVISVRNASDHKVDILLSKYSSLFENPSSSLSSYNLEEYLNLENIDLPATRDSHEQLGNSTTEEKSSSCSGRNSKSTADEDCNIFTNVVNNLMEAVVGAEEEEMKGIRREEEILQKVTEEGPALHRCGLCNIYLPSVEELATHKAGHNQAIICLKCQKSFLSVKQLKRHMTVHNSQDSSQQGAEKQKVAHEHRCLECGKTCGSESALSRHRGTHARSLGRHQCQTCKRRVRTRAHLIEHMARVHKINHESKKLQCPICDRRFTSKAHLELHLISHGEREPLWSCDKCGRNYVRPRSLQRHMASHDQKFVCSTCDESFMSARRLAVHARVHDPLHKTSIVFSRLSCPKCPRRYAYASQLQVHMRIHTGEKPYVCETCGKCFKRLQQCRAHHRMIHGNHKEACIECGKMFGDKTNLLRHRLMVHYHLKRWVCGVCAQSYAYSQDLRNHLQKQHNLAFERLDGTNKKSRHEIYVVPELGSQDLSEIVRRTVESVCALERRKVQQVLSGTSSILRNLKKTGTENMEDADYPDDPSSLQEHPLTIAPLIVNNPPSVQETALTVTPVLVPSATIAVPTVVESNPIQADEKSGQNLTSVVEGKVQGFMRLAGVTCSECGVEATTPLQCGPCGALVCSQAHMDLHVTSNHRVMFQCSVCGLHYGSQSECVTHVTATHSSHLLAVQGNTTTHLTSQLSQPLQINGGANVPSQLCLPLTHSQATPQGVVQVGGCSSQVPLVIAPSTANVTPHHLETNNVILQYPNVNVLPTGLPVLPHSTTVDFTKNQGKQAVLTMTGVLSSQQQTQPKHQRKVSPTLDKQEEQPESSLCTITLPSSNDGGLLLPSGENHAISLSNGQNMASLPALISQMSNSGENSTILMGNANINTQQNDSAPVLLVGSLPFNNLNMSAGSPTVISQNKQCNLNNQGNTSMASVLLTLAESPHQEPTSAPVPSDPPGVVEEQVKQPPSSSMIVSNLPVPKTEGDSNTGDGSTLLQSLRGLPVPAEEEMHVSPSSALDAQVAHGASSQGPPQEVSVEIIQPRPRKAKAESRAAKLFWEKEASRLQRDEDNEVSNNLAMNVAYKCQTCGKNFQSMAHLERHQRTHDSQRFKCHVCDKAFTEKYNLKTHMLIHTGERPHVCTQCLKSFRYMRDLTEHKLNHEGSRPHVCKMCGKGFVRRRDYTRHLREQHGTQRHQCKICGSSFQRRIYLETVHMRTHHPQPEQATLEKTKPEQNASNHKETKDSHICQICGRTFARARYLTSHLRTHSRRADYVRCPRCPRMFTSEQTLKVHKEAFHDRETTGLQDINSSDIEESDQKQAPVACLFPELSQTPDTKDSKPIIQSQINESSPTTDSSQTILTSSQLQPLSSEVASHLLQTSSQVIAGDPPPHGSTSSQCGEELETIKMEWWHRMQDGGL from the exons ATGGACCGAAAGCAGACAGGAAACTCTTCTCTCCAGAAGAGGGTACCCATCAACACTCTTCAGAGCAATCTCATACCTGGCTCAGAGGTGATAGCCTCTCAAGCCTTGACACAGTGCTCTCCTGCAGGGTCTGGAGGAGATGGCACTCAAAGCTCTACTTCATTGACATCAGAACTCTGTGAATTAGCCTCAAAGTTTGACAGAGAAAGCTTCATTAAAGTTGATTCAATGTTTTCACAGCCTTGTCGAGATTTAGAGGAAGTGCCAATCTTTGGAATAGAGGAGACTGATGGGGAAGTACAACATAATGACCTTTCTGGTACTAATGTTGATTTAACGGAGAGAATGTCAGTTTTTGATGCTGCTGGATTAGACTCTTCCTCAAATATAGAAACGAGAACTGAAGACAGTTCCGGGGTTTTGGCAGAAGTAGAAGATGGTGTGGAATCAAAGGAAGCAAAGGTGGATTTACTGAGTACTGCTCCATTCTTAGTTAGTGAAGAAGGTGTGTGGTTTCAGTGTTTCCCTATCTCCGAAAAGGAGGTTATCATCGTAAGTTTAGATGATGATGCTTTGCTTATGAATGATTCTCTTCCTGGCCATATAACAGCTACATCAGAGTCAAATGCTGAAGAAAGTACTTCCCTTTTAAGAATAGATTCTGTTAGCAGCAGTGTCACAGAAGAGAAAATAGATGTTGAAAAGAAGGTTACAGATCCATCAGTGCATCAGTTGGAGATAGATTTATCTGTAACTAGTCATgataatacatcatcatcacttagTCTCTCTACTTCAGGTGGACGTGAAAGTAATTGCAATACACCATCTTGTGACGTAGCAGAGTTGTCAGGAATAAACAAAGTCTCCGTAGGAAGTAATCTAAAGCCCGTTTTCAATGTGATTAGTGCTTCATTGCCTCCTGCTGTAGTGAAAAATATACAAGGTAATTCCTCTGTGAGTCGAAAAAGGAAGCTAAAGTTTATAGCTGAGAATGCTGAAGAGGGTCCACGGAAAGAAGCAAAGATAACTTATGCAACAATATACGCACCAGTTGTGAGAAAACCAAGAAGTTTAGCAGCAGATTGTGAAGAACAGCCGTCATTAGAATGGTTTAGATGTTCTATGTGTTCTAGTAATCTACCTTCAACTGCCACCCTTAGACATCATCTGGTTAACAAACATAAGCAAAAGGACATAAAATCATTCTTG TGTTTCCTGTGTAAgcaagaatgttggagtgagagTCAACAAGAATGGCATCTTCGTGTCCATCATGGCATTAAGAACAAGGCTGCGGCTTGTCCAGTGTGTGGTGTTCAGTTATCCACACCTGCTGAATGTAAGGCCCATGTTCGTAAACATCCTGCTACACTAGTATGCCCTAGCTGTTCCCTCAAGTTTTCAGCACAGCATCAATTGGTAACACATGTCAAGGAGCATCTAGAGCAGCTTCAGCCACATATTTGCGTAGTGTGTGGTTCCAGATTCACTTCTCCTGGTACACTGCAGGTACACTCATGGCGTCACAGGTCGCAGAAATGTCCTCAGGATGGGTGTGAGCATGTAGTAGAAGACGAGAGCTGGCTTGTCATCCATCTTCAGCAAGAGCACATGATGAATGGCAGACAAATCCTTAATGTTATTTCTGTCCGAAATGCATCTGACCATAAGGTGGATATATTATTAAGCAAATACTCATCCTTATTTGAAAATCCATCTTCTTCACTTAGTTCATATAATCtagaagaatatcttaatttagAAAACATAGACCTTCCAGCCACTAGAGATTCTCATGAACAACTAGGAAATTCCACAACTGAAGAGAAATCAAGTTCATGCTCAGGTAGAAATTCTAAATCTACAGCAGATGAGGATTGTAACATATTTACGAATGTTGTTAATAATTTGATGGAGGCTGTAGTGGGTGCTgaagaggaagagatgaaaggtataagaagagaagaggagattcTCCAGAAAGTTACAGAGGAAGGACCAGCCTTGCACCGCTGTGGACTGTGCAATATATACCTGCCTTCAGTGGAAGAACTTGCTACACACAAAGCTGGACACAATCAG GCAATCATATGCCTGAAATGTCAGAAGTCCTTCTTGAGTGTGAAGCAGCTGAAACGTCACATGACAGTCCATAATTCTCAAGACTCAAGCCAACAGGGAGCAGAGAAACAGAAAG TTGCACATGAGCATCGCTGCCTTGAGTGTGGGAAGACCTGTGGATCAGAGTCAGCCCTTAGTCGTCACCGTGGCACACATGCACGCTCTTTGGGCCGCCATCAGTGTCAGACCTGTAAACGTCGAGTGCGCACACGTGCACATCTCATAGAGCATATGGCTCGGGTACACAAA ATAAATCATGAGTCAAAGAAGTTGCAGTGTCCTATTTGTGATAGAAGATTTACATCCAAAGCTCATCTTGAGCT GCACCTAATTTCCCATGGTGAACGTGAACCTCTTTGGTCATGTGACAAGTGTGGCCGTAATTATGTCCGTCCTCGTAGTCTACAGCGACATATGGCTTCTCATGACCAGAAGTTTGTTTGTAGCACTTGTGATGAATCCTTCATGTCTGCTCGGCGACTCGCTGTCCATGCCAGAGTTCATGATCCTTTACATAAAACTAG TATTGTTTTTTCCAGGCTTTCTTGCCCAAAATGCCCACGAAGATATGCATATGCAAGCCAGCTTCAAGTGCATATGCGGATCCACACAGGTGAAAAACCATATGTATGTGAAACATGCGGAAAGTGCTTCAAACGTTTACAG CAATGCCGAGCCCACCACCGCATGATCCATGGAAATCACAAAGAAGCATGCATTGAATGTGGCAAGATGTTTGGAGACAAGACTAACCTCCTTCGTCATCGCCTTATGGTTCATTATCATCTCAAACGCTGG GTCTGTGGTGTTTGTGCACAAAGCTATGCATATTCTCAGGATCTGAGAAATCATCTTCAGAAACAACACAACTTGGCTTTTGAGCGACTTGATGGAACCAACAAAAAGTCCAGACATGAG ATATATGTTGTGCCAGAATTGGGTAGTCAAGACCTCAGTGAAATTGTTCGACGAACAGTGGAAAGTGTATGTGCATTAGAACGTCGGAAAGTGCAACAAGTTTTAAGTGGTACTTCAAGTATATTGAGAAATCTTAAGAAAACTGGAACTGAAAATATGGAAGATGCTGACTACCCAGATGACCCATCATCACTTCAAGAGCATCCTTTGACGATCGCACCTCTCATAGTAAATAACCCACCATCTGTCCAAGAAACTGCACTGACTGTCACGCCGGTGTTAGTACCCTCGGCCACCATAGCAGTTCCCACAGTGGTTGAAAGTAACCCAATTCAGGCTGATGAGAAAAGTGGTCAGAATTTAACCTCAGTAGTTGAGGGAAAGGTTCAAGGGTTCATGAGATTAGCTGGGGTTACTTGTAGTGAATGTGGGGTTGAGGCCACCACACCACTGCAGTGTGGACCATGTGGAGCGTTGGTTTGCTCACAAGCGCACATGGACCTCCATGTTACCTCAAATCACCGAGTAATGTTCCAGTGTTCTGTGTGTGGTTTACATTATGGAAGTCAGAGTGAGTGTGTCACTCATGTGACAGCAACTCACTCATCTCACTTGCTAGCAGTTCAGGGGAATACTACAACTCACCTTACCTCACAACTTTCTCAGCCTCTTCAAATAAATGGTGGTGCAAATGTCCCGTCTCAGCTGTGTTTGCCTCTGACCCACTCACAGGCTACCCCACAGGGTGTTGTGCAAGTAGGGGGATGTTCATCTCAAGTACCCCTTGTTATAGCACCTTCCACAGCCAATGTCACTCCTCATCATTTAGAAACCAATAATGTTATTCTCCAGTACCCAAATGTTAATGTTCTTCCGACAGGCTTACCTGTTTTACCTCATTCAACAACGGTAGATTTCACCAAAAATCAGGGAAAGCAAGCTGTGCTTACTATGACAGGTGTACTTTCAAGCCAGCAACAAACACAACCAAAGCATCAAAGAAAAGTCAGTCCTACCCTAGATAAACAAGAAGAGCAGCCTGAATCGTCATTGTgcaccatcactcttccttctaGTAATGATGGAGGCCTGCTGCTTCCCTCAGGAGAAAATCATGCTATAAGTTTGTCTAATGGACAGAATATGGCTTCACTTCCAGCATTGATATCTCAAATGAGCAATAGTGGGGAGAATTCCACTATCCTCATGGGGAATGCAAACATCAACACTCAGCAGAATGACAGTGCCCCAGTGTTGTTAGTAGGCTCACTGCCATTCAATAATCTGAACATGTCGGCTGGATCACCAACAGTTATATCTCAAAACAAG CAATGCAACCTCAACAACCAAGGCAACACTTCCATGGCCAGTGTCCTCCTAACACTGGCAGAGAGTCCTCATCAGGAACCCACATCAGCACCTGTGCCTTCCGATCCACCAGGGGTTGTGGAAGAACAAGTTAAGCAGCCCCCTTCTTCATCTATGATAGTCAGCAATTTGCCAGTGCCGAAAACTGAAG GAGATTCTAACACTGGGGATGGTTCAACCCTTCTTCAGTCTCTGAGAGGACTCCCCGTTCCAGCCGAGGAAGAGATGCATGTATCACCTTCATCTGCACTTGATGCACAG GTAGCACATGGTGCAAGTAGTCAAGGACCTCCTCAGGAAGTAAGTGTTGAGATCATCCAGCCTCGACCTCGAAAAGCAAAAGCTGAATCCCGAGCAGCAAAGCTCTTCTGGGAAAAGGAAGCATCACGATTACAAAG agatGAAGATAATGAAGTGTCTAACAACCTTGCTATGAATGTAGCTTATAAGTGCCAGACATGTGGAAAAAATTTCCAGTCCATGGCACACTTAGAAAGACATCAGCgtacacatgacagtcagagatTCAAGTGCCATGTGTGTGATAAAGCATTTACAGAAAAGTACAATCTCAAGACACATATGCTAATCCATACTGGAGAACGGCCACATGTATGCACCCAGTGCCTTAAGTCATTCAG GTACATGCGTGACCTAACAGAACATAAGCTGAACCATGAAGGATCAAGACCTCATGTTTGTAAAATGTGTGGGAAAGGGTTTGTACGAAGAAGGGATTATACTCGACATTTACGG GAACAACATGGGACTCAGCGTCACCAGTGTAAAATTTGTGGTTCTTCATTCCAGCGTCGTATTTATTTAGAAACTGTTCACATGcgcacacaccacccacaacctgaACAGGCAA CATTAGAGAAAACCAAGCCAGAACAGAATGCATCAAATCACAAAGAAACAAAGGATAGTCACATTTGCCAGATCTGTGGGAGAACCTTTGCTCGAGCTCGCTATTTGACTTCACATTTACGTACACATTCCAGACGCGCAGATTATGTTCGTTGTCCTAGATGTCCAAGAATGTTTACATCAGAGCAGACACTCAAA GTACACAAGGAAGCGTTCCACGACAGGGAGACTACAGGCTTACAAGACATCAATAGTTCAGATATTGAGGAATCTGACCAGAAACAAGCACCAGTAGCATGTTTATTTCCAGAGTTGTCACAGACTCCAGATACCAAAGACTCTAAACCCATCATACAAAGCCAAATTAATGAATCATCGCCAACAACAGATTCATCGCAGACCATTCTTACGTCCTCCCAACTACAACCCTTATCATCTGAAGTGGCCAGTCATCTGTTACAAACTTCATCACAAGTGATTGCAGGTGACCCTCCACCCCACGGTAGCACAAGTTCACAATGTGGGGAGGAACTGGAGACGATCAAGATGGAATGGTGGCATCGCATGCAGGATGGAGGACTGTGA